A segment of the Arachis hypogaea cultivar Tifrunner chromosome 5, arahy.Tifrunner.gnm2.J5K5, whole genome shotgun sequence genome:
TTCAAACTGATAATGAGGTTAGCTTCATAGTTAAACGTTTGTACTTATTTTTTCTGCAACATACACAGACTTCTGGAATTTGTGTTTTTGAATTTGTAGCAAGCCCAAGGATTGGAATCATACCCTGCTGCAGCATCTGATTCAACCACTACTATCAATAAGTCAGCTCCACCAAAGGTTGCTGGTGCTGTAGCTGCTGCTCCAAGACTTGTGAGGAGGGGTGCATCTAGTGCTAGGGCAAAGATCCCCATTATGAGACCACCATTTACTATTGCACCAGCACATGATCCAATTAGGCCACCACAGGTCAGGCCAAGTGTGGCTGCTGCTCCCACTCCAAGGGCTGCCTCAGTGAGGCCCAATGTACCTTTTAGACCACCACAGGTCAGGCCCAATGTGGCTGGAAGGTCCAACATTCCTGTGAAGTCCAATACTTTAGCCCAACTGCATGTGCCAAATTCTAGCTCCAGTGCTTCCTCATTAGTTTCTCACCAAACAATGAATGCAGCAAGCAAGGGTACCACAAAGAGATTCATGAAATTTATGCACACACCTGCACCTTCAAAGCCTTCACAAAAACCAAGGAAGAAGCCATGATGAATGTGTTGTTATAGGGTATTTTGACATTGTTGAACTGATTTAGGGATCTTTTGTTTTAAGTGTTAATGAGTTTTTTGGCTGACTTGTTTAAGTTGTTTTCATAGTTATTGAACTAAGTTGTGTTTGACTATGTTTAGTACTTTTTGTGGtagattacccaattcccttatgTCATTGCAATATTGTCACTTGATCACAGGTTATGCTTGAATTATAGAGAATATTTATTGACTTTTTTGGGACTGCTATAAATATTATGTAACCTGTTATGGTCAATGTAATCAGACATAGTACATTTATAATGTTAATTACCAAGTTTTTACTGCAAGTATTCTATTTGGTTTTACTGCACTTTGCAATACACAACACATATCAGGTTCTTATCAAATTTATAGTCGAATAATTTGGTATATACTTAATACACAGCAGGTTCAATGAAAAAACAATACAAGAGTAGTCATTCCCTATTTCAACCAAATATGGCACATTCACAGTTATCAAAATACACACTAATTAGTTACATTTACTCTTCATCCACTATTTAACATTAGTTCAACTCAGTTCTTAAACAGAGCAAAGAAATTGATGAAGACACCAATTGCAATCCCAATGCACATCATGATTAGAAGAATTTCAATTCTCCTCAATTTCTCCTTCAATTCTTTTGCAAGAACAGGTAGCACCTCGGGGTCTATATCCTCAAACTCCACTGATTCAGACAGCTTCCTAGTgctcttctgtttgagttttccACCTGAAGATAGCCTGGGTTTGTTGTTCCAAGAACATTCCTCCTCTTCAGCCATGTCTTGCTCTTCCAATTCATCAATCCATTGAAAATATTTGCAATCCTGGTTTTTATTCTGTCAACAACACAAATTGAAAACCCATGAAGAACAGATCAGTCATAACGTGCGAAACacatattaaaacaaaaataacaacaaagacGCATTAGAGGGCAAAACCCAGTCATGCTTACCTTCCATAGTGGGCACCGAAAGAACCACCTCCCTGGGTTAGCATTCGTCTTCGATCTCAGAGCAACAACAGCAAGAGAACAGCAACACATACCGTCATACTGCTTTGAACTAGAGTCTTCGCACCTATCGTTGCCGCCTTCTACCATTCACGCAGACCTTCGCTTCATACCTGCTGCATCCATGGTTGAACGGTTCTTCAGATGCATCACACTCTCATTTTGTAATTGGGGATTAGGGTTATTGAATTGGAAAATTTGGGAACGGATCCAGCTAAGCACTCTATTTGCCAGACAAGCTTTTCCGTTTGCCACATCACACACTTCCGTCAACGGAGAAGGCATCACTTGCCGGACGGGCATTTTGTGCTCGTTTTAAAATTTTCCAACGatatttttgtcgataataaaagTGAAGGGCATTATTGTCAGCATTTACAAAATCCGGGGGTATAATTGGTGGTTAACcctttcataaataaatataattttttgtccttgaaatttgacaaaagttttattttgttttaattttatctcaaaaattttcgatttgcatcaaatatactattggcgactaatttttcaaaaaatttaataccaattcaacaacaatttcataagaacaaccctcaacacaagtaaatcaagcatcattttcatgcattattgttagaatggttttaaattttttaaaaatttagccgtcaggagtatatttaatgtaaataaaaaacttttgagacaaaattaaaaaaaaataaaatttaaaaatatttttaaaatttttatcaaatttcaagAACAAAATCTATATTTTACCCCACATATAATTTGATTGGATTCGATGTATTTCTGGGTTGTGAGGTACTAAAGTCCCAACTCTAGCTAGCAACCTAACGTCATTTTGATTAATAATGTGTATGCGTTAATAGAAGGGAGGTGTACAGTAGGCGTGCATTAATCATGAATGGAATACATTAATACATTATTACGTACGTATACCAAATAGCGAAACTTAGTTAATGGAAGCTATAGTATACGATACATGCTACGCTTCccataaagtaaagataaaacaaaacaaagaaacaaGGCATCTTCTATTTAGTGCGTGTCACCGAGAGAGCTGAGAGCCTAGCTACTATACTAGTCTTGTGTAATTTTCACTTTCACTTGGCACTTGGGATCAATCATGATTTCCACCGAGGAATCATGGACTACTTGGCTCTGTGATTTGGtaattaaacaaacaaacaacacaTTTTCATCTTGCAAATTAAATGAATCCCTGATGACTTTGTTCTTCTTTTGCTCTGATCTGCAGGAAGAAGAGgactacagtttcatcaatggcATAATAGCAGCCCCTAATAATTACTCAAACTCACAGTCACAGATGAGTAACAATGATAATGAGAGGCCATCCAAGCTTCCCAAGAGCACCACCCCAACCCCAAGACGCAGAAGAACTGGCTCAGCTGGCACTGGCAGATCCCCCCAACACGCCCATGATCACATCATTGCCgaaagaatgagaagggaaaagATTAGCCAACAGTTCATAGCACTTTCTGCCCTTATTCCAGGCCTAAAAAAGGTTCAATttttcttgctcttttttttttctttttagatctCTTTGGAGTACTAATAGAATGCGTTCAGATGGACAAGGCGACGGTGTTAGGCGACGCTATCAAGTACGTGAAGCAGCTACAAGAGCAAGTGAAGGTTCTAGAAACTGAAAGCAAAAGGAAAAGCGCGGAGTCTGTTGTGTATGTTGAGAAATCTGAGGTGTGCGGAGAGGAAGATGTGTCTGTGTCAGACACTTGGTCAAATTCAGGGGGGGATGGAAACTCATCGTACGAAGTGTCAAAAGCAGTGAGTAGGTCGGTGCTGCCTGAAGTGGAGGCAAGAGTGTCTGAGAAGAACGTCCTCATCCGGATCCACTGCGAGAAACACAAAGGAGTGTTGATGCACATTCTCAAGCTCATTGACAAACTCCATCTCTCTGTTCTTAACACCACTTCCTTGCCTTTTGGAGCCTCCATCGTCGACATAACCATCACTGCCGAGGTACATTAACTGAATTAAATTCATCACATTTACattattgaataatttattatgCTTATTGCATCGCATCAGATGGATGACAAGTTCAGCTTAAGCGCGAAGGAGCTTGCTAGAAACATAAGG
Coding sequences within it:
- the LOC112800440 gene encoding transcription factor NAI1-like, whose product is MISTEESWTTWLCDLEEEDYSFINGIIAAPNNYSNSQSQMSNNDNERPSKLPKSTTPTPRRRRTGSAGTGRSPQHAHDHIIAERMRREKISQQFIALSALIPGLKKMDKATVLGDAIKYVKQLQEQVKVLETESKRKSAESVVYVEKSEVCGEEDVSVSDTWSNSGGDGNSSYEVSKAVSRSVLPEVEARVSEKNVLIRIHCEKHKGVLMHILKLIDKLHLSVLNTTSLPFGASIVDITITAEMDDKFSLSAKELARNIRVGVLQSM